The Lewinella sp. 4G2 nucleotide sequence GGACCGCCTCCAACTCAGCGCCCGGGCTTACGACCGCATCTTGAAAGTCTCCCGTACCATCGCCGATCTGGAAGGTGAGGACAAAATCCTCCCTCACCACCTGGCCGAAGCCATCAACTTCCGCGGCCTCGACCGGGAAAGCTGGGGTGAAATGCGCTAAACTAAAGCGTAGCGAACGGCGAAGCCGTGCGTAGCGCCCCGTAGCGTACGGCTTTAGCCGTACACCGCGCACCGGCACGTAAAGTGCGACTTTAGTCGCACAAAGCGCGAAGCGCAAAGAGTGCGGGTGCAGCTGTGCCCACCATAGAAAGCCATCTCCACCCAAAAAATCCCGGCCCATGAAGGAACCTTAGCGAACTCCATTCCCCTACAACTTAAACTCATCAATCCGCGCCGCCAGCACCTCCCGGTAGCTCTTACCCACCGGCAACGAAGTCGTCTTCCCCTTCTCTTTCACCTCAACCATGTTACCCTGCACCGCCTCAATGCGCTTCAGGTTAACGATGTAGCTACGGTGGATCCGCTGAAAGGTATTGTCCGGCAACCGGGCGTCGAGGGATTTCATCGTTTGCAGGGTGATCACCCGGTCGTTAGGCATCCGAATGATGACGTAGTCCTTCAGCCCTTCGATGTAGACGATCTCGTCCATGTTGACGCGGACGAGTTTCTTATCGGCCTTGACGAAGAAGAAACCGGGGCCACCGTCTTCCACTTCGCCGGCGTTGGCTTTCTGGCGGAGTTCGACCTGCTCAACGGCCCGGTTGCAAGCTTGAAGGAAGCGGTCCGTACTGATCGGCTTGACGAGGTAATCCAGCGCATTCAGCTCGAAACCATCCAACGCGTAGTTGGGATACGCCGTAGTGAAGATCGTGACCGGCGGGTTTTTGAGTCCCCGCAAGAACTCCGTTCCCGTCAGCTGCGGCATGTTGATGTCGAGGAACATCAGGTCCACATCGTGTGCCTTCAGTACGTCGTTGGCCTCAAAGGCGTTATCGCATTTGGCGACGAGTTCAATCTGGGGGATCTTCTGTAGGTAAGTTTCCAGGATATCCTGAGCCAGGGGCTCGTCGTCGACAATAATGGCATTGATCATGGGTGGAATGCTTTTGTACCAGCGTTGGGCTGGAAGTTAATCGGGTGCTTTTGTGGGAGCTTCACCAAGGGCGAAGGCTGTAGTTCTAGCTGGAGGGTAACTGTATAAGTGGCGGGCGTTTCGGTAACGGACAGATCGTACGCATCCGGATAGAGCAATTGCAACCGGCGGCGCACGTTGACCAGCCCGATCCCCCCACTCGGGCGGTTGCCGTGCAATTGGGTCGGCATCACGCTGCCCTTACTGTTTACCAGCGTAAAGGTGACGTCCTGATCCTGGACATCAAGGGTTGCGTGAACGAACCCGTCCTTGATGTTGGCATTCACCCCGTGCTTAAAGCTGTTCTCCAAAAAGGGAATGAACATCAAAGGGGCTACCATCTGGTCGGCGACGTTGCCCTCTACGTGGAGTTGGATATCGATTCCCTTACGCTGGCGGAGGCGTTCGAGGTCCAGGTAGTTCTGGAGGTAATTGACTTCCTTGCGCAGCGGCACTTTCGGCTCGTTGCACTCATACAGCATGTACCGCATCATCTCCGAGAGTTTGATGACAATATCCGGAGCCTTATCGTCCTTCTTCAACGTCAGTGCGTACAGACTATTTAGGGTATTGAACAAGAAGTGAGGATTGATCTGGCTCTTCAGGAAGCGGAGTTCAGACTGCATCGTTTCGTTCTGCGCCTTCTCCTTTTTACGGTTCTGGACGATCCAGTCCACCATTATCTTCCCTACGGTCGTCAGGGCCGCCACCAGGAACATACTGACGAAGTAGCTATTCAGATTATCAAGGATGTCCTGCCGCATCCCCCCTTCCTTCGTGAAGAGGATGTACTTGATGATGAGCTTCAGTGGCGTTAGGACCACGGCTGCAGCCAGCACCAACAGGAGGTACTGCCAGATCTTGCCCCGTTTCAGGTAGTTAGGGAATAGGAACAACAGGTTGATGTAGACGATCAGCGCGTAAAAGACCAAATTGATCACCTGGCTACTCACGGAGACCCAAAAACTGTAGTTACCCGTCCGCATCTCCGTGGCGACGAGCATCATCAGGAAGGCCAGCCAACCACCCGCATGGTAGTAAGGCCGTTGAGTTAGCGTCTTTCCCAGGCTATCCAGGAAAGTCCCCGCCTGATCGGGCAACTTGTCGGTCGTGAAGGATGACATTAGGGCAAATTACGGCAAGCCGATCACATTGCCGGGTAGGCTTTCGACGGACGAGCCAATTTCGAGGATGGACAACGCTAACACGTCCCACTTACTACATAAGCCGCTACCCTATATTATTTCACCTGACTGGCTCAGGAAACAGTTTCCTTGGTAGTCGCAATCAAAACAATTCTCAAATCACATCAGCTATACCCATTGCTGTTGGTAAGGACCTGCCGTCCCTCCAGAAGTATTTCCAACCTCCGGAGGAACGACTGTACTCAGTTTCGTACAACCTACCCAACCACTACTCCTCTACCGATGCGACGGAGATCATCGCTCCACTAGTATTCGCCCCAAACTCCGGTGCGTACATACACTGGATGCGGCCTAATCCATTACTGAACGATCCGGAGAAGGTGGCAAACAGATCGTACTCAATCGTATGGGTGCCCTTCGGTAGATTGTCGAGGAAGAAGTTGGTGGCCAAATCACCCGGCGCGGCGTAGTAACCCAGCCCGTTTTGGTATTCGTAGCGGGAGAGTTGTTGCACCGGCTCAAAGGTGGCAGCGCGGCGATCCTTCAGGTGCACGTAATCCATATCGCGGTCCGACCGGACGATTAACCGCACCGTCACCCGGTCGCCGGGCTGCAGGGGGTGGTCCGCCGTAATGGGGTCAAGGCGGATACCATCTTCGGTAGCGATTCGGTGGAATAACTGTCGCTCCAGGGTTAGTGGCCCGTCATTGCTGGCTTCTACCTTCGTAGCGAGTTCCGTATACTGCCAGTAGACGCCGCCCCAGACTAGATCATTGGAGCTATTCTTTACGGAAACGGAGGCCAAGTCACGAGTCACCTCATCACCGGAGAGGCTGACTTTGAAGCTGCCCGTGGCTGCTTCGGCGGAAGCCTGGGTTTCCCTCACCCGTTGCTTCATGCGGAGGCGCCGGTTCGCCTGGGGCCAGCTCACCTGGATAGGTTGGCCATCCTTGGCCGTCCAGTCGGAACCGGAATTAAGCAGGGCGTAAACGGCCGCAGCGGTGCTCTTGGTGGTCGGCCACCGGTTGGTCCGTTTGTTGGTCAGCAGCCACAAGCGCATTTCGTCGGTCTCCTCGGTAGTGCCACCAGCTAACTGGAAAGCCTCCAGGATTCGGCAGTGGGTTTCCAGGGGGAGTTGGCTCCAACGGTAGCCCCGGCCATACTTCCAGTACATCCCGAACTCATCCTTGCGGATGGCCCGTTCGCGTAAGGATTCAACAATGGTCTGGGCGACGGCTTTGCCCGGCGCGTCACCTCCCGGAGCGGCTCCCATCGAAGCAACTAAGGCTTGCTCGTACAACCCGTAGTCCGTCCACATTTTGAGGACCTGCTTGCGGTAGAAGTCGTAAGCCTGCCGCTGGTTCTTTCCCTCTACGGGATCGGTACCGGCAAGGGCGCGGGCGTACAGGTAATGAACGGTCAGGCTTCCTGGGCGGTAGGCCTCAGGGTCAAACTCATCGTTACCCGCTTCCCGCTCCATCAGCTTACGGTAATCCTTGGCTAATTCTTGGTCCAGGAAGCGGACGGCTTGGTTAAGGATACGGTCCACCTTATCCGTCTGGTCCGGGGTAATGACGCCGAGTTGGCGCATCCGGGCGAGGGTTTCCACGACGTACTGAGTGATGTACCGGTTCTCGGGGCCACCGGGGAACCAACTATAGTAGCCACCATTATCCTGCCGCTTGGCCAGCTTATCCAACGCCTGCGTCTGGCTGGCGGCCAGCGTTTTCAGGTCGAACAGATTAGCAATTCGGGCCCGTTGTTCGGCTTCGGACTGGGCGGCGCGCACCCAGGGCGTTTCCGTGAGCAGGGCATTCTTCAGGGTTGGATTGCGCTCCAGTTCGCTCTTCAACGCGTCCGGATCGGCCTGCCACTTACGGAAGACCTCTTCAAGGACGGGTTTGTCACTCACCGTCACGAAAGCCAATTGGTTAGCGAAGTAGCGGTTGGCCACCTGCTCGGTACAATCGTAAGGGTACTCCATCAGGTAGGGCAACGCCTTGAGCGCCATCCAGGCAGGGTTGGTCGTTGCTTCGAACGTGTACCCAACGTGTTGGAGGGTGTTGCTATCGTAGCCATCCAGGAGCGGCAGGGTAACCTCTTTGTCGGTATTCTTCTTCAGGTAAAAGGCTTGGCTCACGGTAATGAGCGTCCGGTCGGTCAGGACGGGGAATACGTTTTCTTCGCCGTCGGAAAAACTGCCGGCCCGGGCGATCACCCGGTAGCCGAGTGGCCCCCGGCTAGCGAAACCGTCGGGAATGTTCAGCGGGAAACAGAAGGTCTTTCCACTATTGGCCCCTACTATTTGCTCCTCAATACATTCCCCGGCACCTGCGGCAGCGCCCACGTTGATGACTTCGTTCGTTTCGGGGTTGAAGAACTCGATGGTGGCGCGCACCCGCATATCCTGTTCAGTCAGATTGTTGACCCGCGCGGTCAGTTCCAGCGCATCGCCTTCCCGGAGGAAGCGGGGCACGTTGGGCAGGATCATCAGTTCCTTTTGGGTGACAATCTCCCGCTCGGAGTACCCGTAGTTCAACTCCTGGTCGTGGGTAAGCACGCGGAAGCGCCACCGCGTCAGGGCCTCCGGGCTCGTGAACGATACGACGAGATCGCCGCCATCATTCGTCGTGAGCTCTGGAAGCCAGAAGGCGGTTTCCTGAAGGTTTTTGCGGAGGGATACTTCACCCTCAGGCGCCGTTTGGTCCGCTTTGTCGTTAGGAGTGGCGGGGGCGGGCGCCGCAGCCGTTTTCACCAGGGCCGTTTCTTCGACCACGTCTGCAGACATCATGGATTCCGCCTCCATGGCGGGTGCGCCCGCCTCATTCCGAAACTCCCGCACCATCGCCCGGCTCCCCCTCAATCTTACGAGGCCTCCGTAAAAATTCCAACTGAAGGGCGAGAGATCAAGCTCTGGTTGCTCGGCATCTTTGCTCACCGTGGTCTTTACGGAAGGAATATCCACGTAGCTACTTCGGCTCCCCCGCAGGACCATACTGGCAAAATTGCGGTAACGATCAATCCCGGGATACGGGCTGAGTGACCAGCGATTAGCCGGCGTGATCTGGTCCAAGCTCATGTCGTACATCGAGGCGAGGGCCGCCGCGTTTACGGGAGACCCATCGGCGTTACGGATCGTCAGCGTCCAGGTTTCCGGCGTGCCGGGGCGGAGCTTGTCGCGGAAGGTGGCGTAATCGACGCTCAGTTCCTTATTCTCCCAACCAAAGTCCAGGTTAAAGCGATCCTGGTGCAGTTCACCACCGTGAACGAAAGCAAGGTCCAGTACAATCCCACCGCGGTCCTCATCCGTCGGGACGTAGGAAATGGTAGCTGTTTTATTGGCTGCTACCTTACCGGTCGTTACGCCCCGCCGACTAAGAAAACTGTAAGTAATGTGAGGTAAGGCCTCAGCGGCCACCAGTTTAAAAGTGATGGCTTGGCCCGGTTGTACCGTTGGTGATTGGCGTTCGATGGTGTACAACATCCCTTCTGGTAACTGCTCTCGCTCAAGATCGCTTACCGTGAAGGTGAGTGGCTCGCCGGCGGTTCCGTCCGGGTAGGCCCAGTCGATGCGGTAATGGCCGGGCGCGTAGCCGTCGAGTTTGATCTTTTCAGTTCCCTTTCCTTCCGTTATTTGTAGGGCTCGAGCGGAAACAACCCGATTGATTACCGGCCAATCCTTTAGATCAGCAGGCTCCTCGGCGGGGAGTTGAGGGAATAGATTTCGGTACTCCGTGGCACTCAGCAACGGGCGGTCCGGGAAGCCCCACTTTCTGTTTTCGAGCGTGGCGTCCGGCTTCGATACTCGCGAGATAGAATAGTTGATCGCGAGCGATTCATCACTACCCGCGGCCTTGATGGTAAGGGTATCACCTACTTCGAGGGAGCCATCCACCGAAAGGCCGACAGAAGGTTTAGTGCTGCGCAGGCTGGTCGTTGTGCTAGCCGAGTGGGTCTCACCGGTCGCATCGGCAACATCTACTTCAATGATGTACTGGTAACCGATCCGGCGTTTGGCGAGATTTTCGTCCGGGGTGAAGGACAGGCTAAAAGCACCATCCTCATCCGTTTCTGTTTCTCCGAAACTGACGAGTTCGCGATCCCCACTGCCGCCGCCGCGCGACCACCAGTACCAGCGGCGTTGCTCGACGAAAACCCGGTAGTTCACCTTGGCGTCGTTTACCGCGGGGCCGGCGAATAGATTGGCCTGGCCAGTGATCTCCGCGGCCTCACCACCCACCACGTAGTCCGGGCCCTCGAGCTCTACCTGGAAGCGGGGGCGCTTGTATTCTTCTACGCGAAATGACGCCCCTCCCCCATCGGTCTCCAGGCGAAAAACGCCCGTCAGGCCGCTTTCCGGCAGCACGAAGGAAACGTTGAAGCGGCCGTACTCGTCACTACTGGCCGTCTTGACTTCCACTTCCTGGTAGTTGGCATCGCGCAGTTGAATCTTTCGTTCCTCACCCGTCAGCAAGCTGGGCATTTGGCGGCGGTCCTTCAGCATCGTGATACCGTAGACGTGGACGGTCTGGCCGGGGCGGTAGATGGCCCGGTCGGTGAATAGCGGGGTGAAGTTCGTTTCTCGGTTACGGTTCCGACGGTCATTATCGTACACGTATTGGTTTGGCGTGATCAGCACGTCCTCGCCCCGCCGCAGGGTGATGTAGATCTGCTGGCGGTTTACGTTTGGAACGGTGAAGCGGCCTTCCTGATCAGTCCGTACCGATCGTACCTGTTTCCAGTCGCCGCTGCGGCGGTTTTCCCGGGCGAACACGGTCACCTCCACACCGGGGCGGGGTGCACCGGTAGTGAGGTCCTGCACTTCGTAATAATCTTCCTCGCCATCGTCGAACTTGACCAGCGCCAAACCACTCACCTGGAAGGGCGTCACGCCGAGAGATTTGGGGTCGTTAAAGCGGCCGTTATAACTCGTCAGCAGAACGTAGGCACCGAGACGTTGCTCGGGCAGCCAGGTTTCGGTCCGGTGGGGTTGGTAGTCATCATTGGCCGGCAGATCGAAGGTTTTTTCGGCGACCGGCGTGCCGCGGAGTAACTTCTTCAGTACCTTATCATCAAAGCTATTGGCGGAGAAGTTTACGTAGCGGCTCTCCGGCAGCCGGTACAGCCGGTGATGCACGGCCGTCACGTTGCGGTAGCCGTGTTCCAGCAAGATGTTGCGGCCCTCTCGGTACACCTTCTGGGCAGTCGTCGAAAGCGACTGCGCAGTAATGTTGGCCCGGAGGCGCTGCACGTCGTTCTGTATTTCTGCGTCCTGGTCCTTAATTAATTCAAGCACTTCCAGCGCTTTGACGAGCGGTAGCTTTAGCTCCGCGGGTGGCTGGTTAACGTACAGGTTGGCCTTCAGCAACAGGAATAGATCTCGGCCCCGAACGCCGGCGTACCGAGCGTAACTGCGGTCGATTGCTGAGAGGTAGTCTTCCGCCTTGGCACCGAGCTGGCGGACGTACACGAGGCGGCGGTAATCCGCACGCAGTAAGCCTTCTCCACCACTTTTCAGGTGGTAACGAAGCTGCTCCTGGTGCAATTTCAGGCGGCGGGCCGGGCCGGTCTGCTCGTCCAGATCACTGAAATCCAAGGCCACGAAATCTTCGGGTGCGGCTAACCAGGCGGGCGCTGCCGCGGGTGCGGTGTTGTTGACAACGAGCAACGGATTGTTGAGGAGGTTGCCAATATCTTCCGTCAGGGCGTCAAATAAGGTAGCGTCCTGCGGGTCATTATTGGGATTGCGAACGATGGCCGGCAGGGCGGAAAGGCGCGTCCGCTGCGCTCCCGCTTCCCGGATGGCGGCGTATAGGTACCGATCGGCCGCGTCCGCTAGCTGGCGGAGGTTCCAGTCCTCGAGTGGCGTATCGATGGTGTGTGGGGTATCGTCCGTCGTAGCCGTTGCGTTCCGGAGGCGGTAGGATTGCTGTTGGGCGTAGGCGTAGTATCCCTTACCGATCAGGTAATTAAGGATCGGGCTGACGACGGGCCGGTTGCGGTTGGCCGCCAATTCACTGAGGAGGAGCTTTAGTGTTGCTTCGGCGCCCTCTTCCTCGAGCTCCAGTGTATAGGCTGCCCGGTGCATGAGGGCTTTGACGATGTCGTCCTCATCTCCCGCGCTGGCGGCTTTCCCGTACAGATCGTCGGCCCTTTGGAGGGCGGAGCGGTACTTCCCTTCGTTGGCTAGCTTTTCGATTTCCCGGTAGTCCTGTGAGTAATCCTGGGCCATAAGTAGCGAACTGAAGAGAAAGGTGATGAGGAAAATGAGGTGACGCATGGCGTTGAAAATTAAGTCCGTTAAGATAGGGGAACGGTTGGGGTAGTCAGTAGATAGTTCCTTCCCAGGATGCTGGGGCCGGTCAAAATGCACATAGAGAGGGTGTGAAAATGGGGTTCGTTCCATTTATTCAGGTGTCGTCCTGTTTACCACCTATTGCTGGGCACCTGCGGCAGCGCCCGTTTGATCTAATTGGTCTACCCCCGCTGGCCGAACTCTTCGATGGCCACGCGGCGCACCTCATCGGCCACCCGCCAGGCCACCTGCTCGTCAAGTGTGGGAGGGATGACGCCGTCGACGGTCGGGTTACGGATGTGTTCTGCGATGGCGTGGGCGGCGGCCAGTTTCATATTGGGCGTGATGCGCGGCGCACGGGCGTCGAGGGCCCCACGGAAGATGCCGGGGAAACCAAGGACGTTATTGATCTGATTCGGAAGATCACTCCGGCCAGTACCGACGATGGCAGCGCCACCCGCCTTGGCTTCTTCGGGCATGATTTCCGGCGTGGGGTTGGCCATCGCGAAAATGATGCTGTCGCGGGCCATCGTAGCGATGTCGTTGCGGTCCAACAGATCAGCGATGGAGACGCCGATGAAGACATCCGCGCCAACAAGGGCATCCTTCAGCGTACCTTCTTCATCGTTCTCGTTCGTGAATTCCAGGAGCTCAATCTTGGCGTAATTAAGGTTATCCCGCTTGCGGTGGATGATGCCCTTGCTATCGCAAACCACGATGTTTTTCACCGGCGTAGCGTAAGCGGAATCCGGATTATCGACGGCCTTGAGCAGGCGGGCAATCGCGATTCCCGCAGCACCGGCACCGTTGATGACGACCTTGAGGTCCTCCATTTTCTTGTTGACCAGTTTGCAGCCGTTAAGCAGCCCCGCTAGGGTAACGATGGCGGTACCGTGCTGATCGTCGTGGAAAACGGGGATGCCCAGATCCTGCAGCCGGCGCTCAATCTCGAAGCTGCGGGGCGCGGAAATATCCTCCAGATTAACCCCACCAAAAACGGGAGCGATGAGCCGGACGGTCTCGACGATCTTGTCGGTATCCTGGGTATCTAAACAGATGGGGAAAGCATCGATGTTAGCGAAGCGCTTGAAGAGCATCGCCTTTCCCTCCATAACCGGGATGGAGGCCGCCGGGCCAATATCACCAAGCCCGAGCACGGCCGAACCATCCGTGACGATGGCTACCGTATTACTCTTGATGGTGTACTTGTAAACGTCGTCCGGATTAGCGGCGATGGCGCGGCAGGGTGCGGCTACGCCGGGGCTATAAACGAGGGAGAGATCGTCCTTACTCCGCACATCCATTTTAGCGGAGACGCGGATTTTCCCCTTGAGGGAGCGGTGGAGGTTCAGGCTTTCTTCAAAATAATTCATGCGTGGTGATTCGGTTAAGGCTCAGCGAAAAGAATAGATGATGGTGTGCTTCAGACAACAGCAATGCGGCACGCGGCCCGAACCTCATATTGCTTCGGTCGGCTACGGCTACGCAAGACTAACAAAAATTGCTCTATATGTTCGGGCCCTCCCCTGAATAATGCGGACCTGGTGGGCAACACCAATTAAACCTACAAAACAAACCACCTTCTTAAAAGTAAAACTATTTGTTTAATTAATCACTCCGAATTACCTTTGGCCTAGGAAAACTGTTTGAAAAGTTTAGAGCCGCGCTGCAAAGCATCTACCATGCACATGCGCGAAGATTTTATCCATTTCCTCTGGCGCCAGGCCCGCTTCAATTTGCGGGACTTACAAACGACGACCGGAGCCCCCCTGAGTATTCAACATTTTGGCACCCACAACCACGATGCTGGCCCGGACTTTAGTGCCGGCCAGGTGAGGATCGATGGCGTCCAGTGGGCTGGCCACATTGAAATGCACGTCAACGCCAGCCAGTGGTACGAGCACGGCCACGATTCGGATCCGGCCTACGACAACGTCATTCTCCACGTTGTATTTGAGGAAGACCGACCGGTTTACCGCCGCAACGGGCAGCGGATCCCCTGCCTGGAATTACACGGTCGCATCCCCCCAAACCTCTACAAGTCTTATTGGCGGCTCCAGCACAACGAGTACTGGGTCCCTTGCCAGCACCAGCTTCACTTGGTCAGCGACCCCGTAAAAACGCAGTGGCTGGGTACGCTCCTCAACGAACGCCTTGCCGAAAAGAGTCAGCGCATCACCGAACGCCTCGCTGCCAACGGGCGAGACTGGGAGGATACCTTCTACCAATCCCTGGCCCGGAGTTTGGGTGGCCGGGTGAACGCGGACGCCATGGAGATGCTCGCCCGGTCCCTTCCCTTAAGAATTCTGCTGAAGCATAAGCATAGCCTTATCCAACTGGAAGCTCTGTTTTTTGGTCAGTCCGGATTACTTCCTGAACCAGGTGAAGAGGAAGACGCATACGTGACCCTGTTGCGGCGGGAATACCAGTTGCTGCGGACCAAGCATTCTCTACGGCCTGTCCCTGCGACAGCCTGGAGATACCTACGGTTGCGGCCCAATAACTTTCCGACGATCAGGATTGCTCAACTCGCGACGATGGTATTCCGCACCGGCCAGCTTTTCGGCAAAACCCTGGCGGCCGCTAATGCGAAAGAGCTATCCAACATGTACGAGGTAGAACTCTCCAACTATTGGCGCACTCACTATCGGTTCGGCAAGACTGGCAAAGCTGGCAAACGACGCTTAGGGGTGGACATGATCAACTCCATTCTCCTCAATACGGTCGCGCCCGCCCTCGTTTCTTACAGTCATCACCGGCTCGATGAGCGGTACTTGGAACGCGCCGTTGGCCTTCTGGAGCAACTACCGGCGGAGAACAATAAGATTATCCGCAAGTGGAAACAGTTGGGCTTCGAAGCCAAAAACGCCGGGGAAAGCCAGGCACTCCTCCACCTGAAGAAGCAATACTGCGAACCCACCCGTTGCACCGATTGCGCCATCGGCTGTACGCTACTCACCAAGACCTTTGACAATCTGGACGCGCAACCTCTGCTCACCCTCAACGAAGAGGCCGTCGTCTACGGTGTACTAGCGGATGAGCGAGCTTGAATGAACGGATTACCCTAATGAACGAACATTGAGCATGAGCCTACCGCCGTTCCCACCGGCTAAACCGGTAGGCCAGTTCATTCTTACCGTGAGGGCGGTGGGCCTCACTCCACACTTCCTTCCAATCCGCAGGGTCGAGCTTGGGAAAAAAGGCATCCCCGTCTTCGATCTCCGCATCCACGATGGTGAGGTAAACCGTTGACACGAGGTCCAGGCTCTGCTTGTACAACTCCCCCCCACCGATAATGAAGGACTGGTCGGACTCCAGCACGGAAGAATGGTTCAGGGCCTCCGCCAGACTGTGGGCGATCACTACCCCCGTTGCGGTAAAGAAAGCATCGCGAGTAAGGACGACGTTCGTGCGCTTCGGAAGCGGCCGGCCGATGCTGCGGAAGGTCTTCCGCCCCATGATAACGGGGTGGCCCAGCGTAACGGATTTGAAAAACTTGAGATCGGCCGGTAAGTACCAGGGGATGTCCCCATCTTTGCCGATGGTACCTTTTCGGTCCGTCGCAACGATGGCGGATAGTTGGGGGGCTTGCCGGCTTGTACTCATGGCGTGAAGGTATAAAGCGACCGGCCAAAGCGACCGCCATTGCCAGGAAGAAAACGGTGCGGCACCAGAAAATGACGGGCTAGTGGTTCAACTATCTGCCCTGGCTCAACGTACTTTTACAACAAATACTTTCAATTTGCCTGCTCCTCCAACTACGCCAGACGACCTCAGCCAAGCCGGCACGGTGTACGCGGAGGTGATCGTACCACTTGCGGTGAAGGATACCTATTCCTTCGCCGTACCCGAAGAATTGGTGGGTGGGGTGAAGCGTGGTCTCCGCGTTGAGGTACAGTTCGGTAAGAACAAGCACTATACCGGGATTATTGATCGGCTCCACGCGCAGCGGCCGGACCACCAGGTAAAGGAGATTCTCAGCGTCATCGACGTGGAGCCCTCCGTCACCGAAAAGCAACTCCAACTCTGGCGGTGGATGGCGGACTATTACGTCTGCAACATCGGCGAAGTGATGACGGCCGGCCTACCAAGCCACCTGAAACTGACGAGTGAAACCATCGTCACCCTCGGGCCGCTCTTCAGCGAAGACGCTACCGAACTGGACGACGAGGAATACATGATCGTGGAAGCCCTGACCATCCAGCAGGAGCTCTCCCTGAAAAACATTCAGGACATCCTCCAGCGCAAGGTGATTCTCCCCGTCATCCGGCGGCTGATCGATCGGCGGGTAATTCTATTACAAGAGAACCTGGTGGAGCGCTATAAGGCCAAAAAGATCGCCTGTGTCCGCCTAACCGAACAATTCACTCCGGAAGAAACCTGGAACGATGCCTTCGAACTCGTTTCCCGCTCCGAAAAGCAAACGGAAGTATTGCTGGAGTACGTCCAACTCTTCCGCACCATCCCCTTCGTCCGGCGGGCGGACCTCACCAAGCGGACGGGAAATTCATCTTCCGTGATCAATCAAATGGTCAAAAAGGGCGTCTTCGAACTCTACGAACAGGAGATCAGCCGCATCTCCGCCGCCGAATCGATTCAGGATGGGAATCACCCCTTAAGCCCCCAGCAAACTTCCGCCCTGAGTGAGATTCGGGATGCGCACGCCGCGAATAAGCCCGTACTCCTCCACGGCGTTACCGGCAGCGGGAAGACCAGGGTGTACGTGGAACTGATTAAGGAAACGCTGGACCGGGGGCAGCAAATGCTCTACCTCTTACCGGAAATTGCCCTGACGAGTCAGATCGTCAAACGCATCCAACAGGTGTTGGGGGATAAAGTCGTCGTCTACCACAGCCGCCTCAGCAGCATGGAACGCGTGGAGATCTGGCAGGCGGTACTGCGGGGGGAG carries:
- a CDS encoding LytTR family DNA-binding domain-containing protein, with protein sequence MINAIIVDDEPLAQDILETYLQKIPQIELVAKCDNAFEANDVLKAHDVDLMFLDINMPQLTGTEFLRGLKNPPVTIFTTAYPNYALDGFELNALDYLVKPISTDRFLQACNRAVEQVELRQKANAGEVEDGGPGFFFVKADKKLVRVNMDEIVYIEGLKDYVIIRMPNDRVITLQTMKSLDARLPDNTFQRIHRSYIVNLKRIEAVQGNMVEVKEKGKTTSLPVGKSYREVLAARIDEFKL
- a CDS encoding sensor histidine kinase — encoded protein: MSSFTTDKLPDQAGTFLDSLGKTLTQRPYYHAGGWLAFLMMLVATEMRTGNYSFWVSVSSQVINLVFYALIVYINLLFLFPNYLKRGKIWQYLLLVLAAAVVLTPLKLIIKYILFTKEGGMRQDILDNLNSYFVSMFLVAALTTVGKIMVDWIVQNRKKEKAQNETMQSELRFLKSQINPHFLFNTLNSLYALTLKKDDKAPDIVIKLSEMMRYMLYECNEPKVPLRKEVNYLQNYLDLERLRQRKGIDIQLHVEGNVADQMVAPLMFIPFLENSFKHGVNANIKDGFVHATLDVQDQDVTFTLVNSKGSVMPTQLHGNRPSGGIGLVNVRRRLQLLYPDAYDLSVTETPATYTVTLQLELQPSPLVKLPQKHPINFQPNAGTKAFHP